DNA from Cyanobacteria bacterium FACHB-DQ100:
GTCCCGTTTGGCTCAACGCTAACACCTTCCTAAAATCGCCTACGAGTTCATGTGAAACGGCATTTCCTGATTCAACCGTTGCACCGATTGATCGATTTGGCGTTTCTGCTCACAGGCTTGAGCGATCGCCGCAATCACCCGTGCTGTAGCCTGCTCTGGAGTTTCATCCGGCATGACCTGAATGTGAATATCCGCTTGGGCATAGCGCGATCGACGTTCATCCGCAAGCTGCGTTAATCGAGCCGTGAGATCCTGGTTCTGCAGCAAAGGTCGCGTTGTATCTTGGCTGAGTCGTTCCCGCAACTGTTCTATTGGAACATCGAGCCAGACAATTACCCCATGCTTCAGATAGCTCCAATTTTCCTGTGCCAGCACAATTCCGCCGCCTGTTGCCACGACTCGCCGCAACCGTGCTGAAACTTGCGCCAAGGTAGCCGTTTCGAGTTGGCGAAAAATTGCTTCTCCTGACTCGGCAAAAATCGCACTCACCGTCTGTCCGGTTGCCTGCTCAATAAACTGATCGACATCAAGAAACTCATAATCGAGCTGTTTTGCCAGCAGTTGTCCGATCGTGGTTTTGCCAACCCCCATCATGCCGATCAGAAACACACTCACCCCGTTTAGCATGACTATTCCTCCTCATCTAACTTTCGTACCGGGGGGCGAATCACACGGTAGTCTGCGTCCACGACATCCGGCTTTTTCGGTTCTGGTGCTTCGCGATAGGTGTAGGAATACGTCGAACCTGATCGCGTGGTCGAGGTGGGTTCCTGTCTGGTTTCAAAGTCTCGCTCTGATCGATTTTTGGGTTCAGTTGCCCAATCGTCGCTATCGTCGCTAAACCAATCGTCCGCATCAGGGGTGCGGGGTGCAGTGTTACGCGGCGTTTCCGTGTAGGCAAAGCCGGTCGATTGAGGTCGGGTGCCTTTGCGCTCAGAGCGCCGCGCCGTAAATCCAGTGAGTCCAAACAGCGCCGTAATAATCAGCGTTGTCGCAGCACCTAGCCCGATCGCACCGCCGATCCAGATGGGTAGCGGCAAACTAGGCGACGGAACCCCAAGGAATACAAGCGACATCGACACGCCCCAGTTCGAGAGCGCGAAGATTACACCAAACCCAACGATCGCACAGAGCAGAACAAAACGCAGAAGAGCCATAAGAAAACCCCCGGTTAAATTCACCCGATCGGGTACTTTACTTCAGCTTAGCGTATTGCCAGACCGTACAGAAACGCAACGTTACGACGAATGCTGAAACAATCAATTGTTGCAATTGATTAAATCTTTGATTTCTCAGTCTTTAGACAGTCGAGAGCTAAGAACAGAGACCAGTAGTGTGGCTCTATCTAAGGATTTGAACGATTCATAACTCCCGCTTCCCAGGACGTGAGCTTCAGCTTTAGTAATTTTTGAGCTTCAGTGTTTTAGCTTCGTAGCAATGCGAGGTCTGCATCTATAAATATTGATTGATAGTGAGGAATGACGAATGAAATTCGCTTCATTTACCTGTTTGGTGACGATCGCGGCAAGTTCTTTACTGCTTGCACCTTTGAGCGTTCGTGCGGCTGAACCTGAGATTGTT
Protein-coding regions in this window:
- a CDS encoding shikimate kinase, coding for MLNGVSVFLIGMMGVGKTTIGQLLAKQLDYEFLDVDQFIEQATGQTVSAIFAESGEAIFRQLETATLAQVSARLRRVVATGGGIVLAQENWSYLKHGVIVWLDVPIEQLRERLSQDTTRPLLQNQDLTARLTQLADERRSRYAQADIHIQVMPDETPEQATARVIAAIAQACEQKRQIDQSVQRLNQEMPFHMNS